One Dictyoglomus thermophilum H-6-12 DNA window includes the following coding sequences:
- a CDS encoding amylo-alpha-1,6-glucosidase, producing MIFLSVDLLKNIPFSTRGSYIVISLDERKSLWIRHISGGDNDWGNLIKIEWDTVNSDIFFNFYELRINKNDSSINFTFYDDNTLVIKSINHPVTLKFATRGYDNLIERDKNIYEFNCSHKNNVILLIEVLVGETKIYTKWNGLGCESAELYIYPLNGISLIKITDKIDKVSLNIKPTYEEALEKNKKKYDNFSSKFKGNKTFEYELAQYILWSNIVSPRGLLKYETIYSSKNKMTNAWSWDNLFIILPLVNKFFDLSINAIKTFTELQREDGLIPDFVNDVYCCYNFCKPPIIGFIIEYLNRNKLLSYEEITDLYEPLKNWALWWLNFRDDDKDYLIQYNHGNESGMDNSTIFISSPPIESPDLNSYLIILFRVLQKMAILKSKRFEMDLFRDIESRLYLSLINLWDGEDFVAYDKNHNKINSESLQKYIPLILEDLKPEIINQIHKTLIKKYLSPYGITTEAQNSKYFNETGYWRGPIWAPTTFIFYEALQKHGYLKTSQELRKKYLAMIKNSYFSENYNPKTGEGLCDTDFSWTASIFLTFYEEEERVND from the coding sequence GTGATTTTTCTGTCTGTAGATTTATTAAAAAACATACCTTTTAGCACAAGAGGGTCTTATATTGTAATAAGCTTAGATGAAAGAAAAAGCTTATGGATAAGACACATCTCAGGAGGAGACAATGATTGGGGTAATCTAATAAAAATTGAATGGGATACAGTAAACTCTGATATATTTTTTAATTTCTATGAACTAAGAATAAACAAAAATGATTCATCCATAAACTTTACTTTTTATGATGATAATACCCTTGTTATTAAGAGCATAAATCATCCTGTAACCCTTAAATTTGCAACAAGAGGTTATGATAACTTGATTGAAAGAGATAAAAATATTTATGAATTTAATTGTTCTCATAAAAACAACGTAATACTTTTAATCGAGGTATTAGTAGGAGAAACAAAAATATACACAAAATGGAATGGTTTAGGATGTGAATCTGCAGAATTATATATATATCCCCTGAATGGAATCTCTCTGATAAAGATAACCGACAAAATAGACAAAGTTTCTCTAAACATAAAACCTACCTATGAAGAAGCTTTAGAGAAAAACAAGAAAAAGTATGACAATTTTTCCTCCAAATTCAAAGGGAACAAAACTTTTGAATACGAATTAGCTCAATATATACTATGGTCTAATATTGTATCTCCAAGAGGACTACTTAAATATGAGACTATTTATTCTTCAAAAAATAAGATGACAAATGCCTGGAGTTGGGATAATCTTTTTATAATATTACCACTCGTCAATAAATTCTTCGATTTATCTATTAATGCAATAAAAACATTTACTGAATTGCAAAGAGAAGACGGGCTGATACCTGATTTTGTAAATGATGTTTATTGTTGTTATAACTTTTGTAAACCTCCTATTATTGGCTTCATTATTGAATATCTAAACAGAAATAAATTATTAAGCTACGAAGAAATAACAGATTTATATGAACCTTTAAAAAATTGGGCACTATGGTGGTTAAATTTTAGAGATGACGATAAAGACTACCTAATACAATACAATCATGGAAATGAAAGTGGTATGGATAATTCTACAATTTTTATATCTTCTCCCCCAATAGAATCACCAGATCTCAATTCATACTTAATTATCCTCTTTAGAGTACTTCAAAAGATGGCTATCTTAAAATCTAAAAGATTTGAAATGGATTTATTTAGAGATATAGAATCAAGACTATACCTCTCTCTTATAAATTTATGGGATGGAGAAGATTTTGTAGCATATGATAAAAATCATAATAAAATAAATTCTGAAAGTTTACAAAAATATATACCCTTAATATTAGAAGATCTTAAACCAGAAATTATAAATCAAATCCATAAAACATTAATTAAAAAATACTTGTCTCCGTATGGAATAACTACCGAGGCTCAAAACAGCAAATATTTTAATGAAACTGGATATTGGAGAGGTCCAATTTGGGCTCCAACTACTTTTATTTTCTATGAAGCCTTGCAAAAGCATGGGTATTTAAAGACTTCACAAGAATTGAGAAAAAAATATTTGGCTATGATTAAAAATAGCTATTTTAGTGAAAATTACAATCCAAAAACAGGAGAGGGACTCTGTGACACAGATTTCAGTTGGACTGCTAGTATATTCCTTACATTCTATGAAGAGGAGGAAAGAGTAAATGATTAA
- a CDS encoding carbohydrate ABC transporter permease, which produces MNKIIKIGYYLVMIVLSIYFIGPIYWMIISAIKPPNEIFTYPPVFFPSKINFKNFVDAWNAQPFALYLKNSLIIVLFNTLGQVFSCTLVAYGFARYKFKGRELLFTILLATMMIPWDVTMIPQYVLFKALKWIDTLKPFIIPAWFGSPFYIFLLRQFLLTIPKELEEAAAIDGANDFQIFLRIFIPLIIPAIMVLIIFNFLTCWNDFLGPLIFINNPQKYTLMLGVAQFRGLHHIEINKIMAITTIASIPPLVLYIFAQRYITEGIVSVSVKG; this is translated from the coding sequence ATGAATAAGATAATAAAGATAGGTTACTATTTAGTAATGATTGTGTTATCAATATATTTTATCGGTCCTATTTATTGGATGATAATAAGTGCTATAAAACCCCCAAATGAAATATTTACATACCCTCCAGTATTTTTTCCGTCAAAAATTAATTTTAAAAATTTTGTGGATGCTTGGAATGCTCAACCATTTGCTCTCTACTTAAAAAATTCACTAATCATTGTTCTCTTTAATACCTTAGGTCAGGTTTTTTCCTGTACCCTTGTAGCTTATGGTTTTGCAAGATATAAGTTCAAAGGCCGAGAGCTTCTATTTACTATTCTACTCGCCACCATGATGATTCCTTGGGACGTAACTATGATTCCTCAATATGTACTTTTCAAAGCTCTAAAATGGATTGATACTCTAAAACCTTTTATTATTCCAGCATGGTTTGGAAGTCCATTTTATATATTCCTTTTAAGACAATTCTTGCTTACCATACCTAAAGAACTAGAAGAAGCCGCAGCAATAGATGGGGCAAATGATTTTCAAATATTCTTAAGAATATTTATTCCTTTAATAATTCCAGCTATTATGGTACTAATCATATTTAACTTCTTAACTTGCTGGAATGATTTTTTAGGTCCTCTGATTTTTATAAACAATCCCCAAAAATACACTTTAATGCTAGGAGTAGCTCAATTTAGAGGCTTACATCATATTGAAATAAATAAAATTATGGCAATTACAACTATAGCTTCTATTCCACCGTTAGTATTGTATATTTTTGCCCAGAGATATATTACCGAAGGAATTGTAAGTGTTAGTGTAAAGGGGTGA
- a CDS encoding carbohydrate ABC transporter permease yields MRIKNKKEYIPFLFLMPWILGFLIFTIGPLFFSLVMSFYKWPIVGKPVFIGLKNYSDMFKDPLFYHSLKVTFKYVLWYVPLNTIFALLCAILINTNYKFTTLFKALFFLPTVVSGVAIAIVWSWIYDKEYGILNYILSLLLKIEGINWLGDTRWSVFSLVIASLWTMGNTMLIFLAGLKGIPKELYEAAYIDGATWWPRFIKITIPMLSPTILFNLITTLISAFQVLTLALLLTGGGPARSSYVYAMYVYHNAFRYSKLGYASANAWIMFLIILILTLILFKSSNRWVYYEGEK; encoded by the coding sequence ATGAGGATTAAAAACAAAAAAGAATATATTCCTTTTCTATTTCTCATGCCCTGGATTTTAGGTTTTTTAATATTTACCATAGGCCCTCTCTTTTTTTCTTTAGTGATGAGCTTCTATAAATGGCCCATTGTGGGGAAACCAGTCTTCATTGGTTTAAAAAACTACTCAGATATGTTCAAAGACCCCCTTTTCTATCATTCCTTGAAAGTAACCTTTAAATATGTACTCTGGTATGTACCATTAAATACTATATTCGCTTTGCTCTGTGCAATATTAATTAACACTAATTATAAATTTACCACTTTATTTAAAGCATTATTCTTTCTTCCTACCGTTGTCTCTGGAGTTGCAATAGCAATAGTTTGGTCTTGGATATATGATAAAGAATATGGAATCCTAAATTATATTCTATCTCTTTTATTAAAAATAGAAGGCATCAATTGGCTTGGAGATACTAGATGGAGCGTTTTCTCTCTTGTAATTGCAAGTTTATGGACTATGGGTAATACCATGTTGATCTTTCTCGCAGGATTAAAAGGAATTCCCAAGGAATTATACGAAGCAGCATATATTGATGGAGCTACGTGGTGGCCTAGGTTTATCAAAATTACAATACCAATGCTTTCTCCAACCATATTATTTAATCTGATAACTACCCTTATAAGTGCCTTCCAGGTTTTAACACTTGCATTACTATTAACTGGAGGTGGCCCTGCTAGAAGTTCATATGTTTATGCTATGTATGTATACCACAATGCTTTTAGATATTCAAAACTAGGCTATGCTTCTGCTAATGCTTGGATAATGTTTTTAATAATACTAATCTTAACTTTGATATTATTTAAGAGTTCAAACAGATGGGTATATTACGAAGGGGAAAAATAG
- a CDS encoding ABC transporter substrate-binding protein: MRRLNTFFLVFLLLLGISISFSQKVVTIRFATWDTGELYKIEQEIAKRFEREYPNIKVQVESYGDSFDQKLAASFGAKNPPDVMYMWDFPTYYESLIPLDDLLKQDKSINLNDYYPALFNYCKYEGKLYGLPVGFTSHVIYYNKDLFKTQKITTPSTNWTWDEFIEKARKLTNPSQKIYGFAFPVSPDPYDFEQFLWSNGGSYCSPDGKEINGYLNSREMVEVLSLFTKMLKEKIAVLTGTQQIQSGGDLFKAGKLGMLESGIWRLPEFIEAKLNFGVHILPAFKGKPVKSILNVSAISIAKDTKNLKEAWEFVKYYSYNKEAIKMRKGDLPTRKTVVAELKLNSNPYYKPFYKMIEVSADKIPSFYLNKNMRRIYDELAITIEQIFSEQANEEKIKEYLDNLVNRTKDWLKD; this comes from the coding sequence ATGAGAAGACTTAACACTTTTTTCTTAGTGTTCCTACTACTTTTAGGTATTTCTATCTCCTTTTCACAAAAAGTTGTCACAATTAGATTTGCAACTTGGGATACTGGAGAGCTTTATAAAATAGAGCAAGAAATAGCCAAAAGATTCGAAAGGGAATACCCCAACATAAAAGTACAAGTAGAAAGCTATGGAGATTCTTTTGATCAAAAATTAGCTGCCTCCTTCGGAGCCAAAAATCCACCAGATGTAATGTATATGTGGGATTTCCCTACCTACTACGAATCTCTAATTCCTCTAGATGACCTATTAAAACAAGATAAAAGTATAAATTTAAATGATTATTACCCAGCATTATTTAACTATTGTAAATATGAAGGTAAATTATATGGACTTCCTGTTGGATTTACAAGCCACGTAATATACTACAACAAAGACTTATTCAAGACCCAAAAAATAACAACACCATCTACTAATTGGACTTGGGACGAATTTATAGAAAAAGCAAGAAAATTAACAAACCCATCCCAAAAAATATATGGCTTTGCATTCCCAGTAAGTCCAGATCCTTATGACTTTGAACAATTTCTTTGGAGCAATGGAGGATCATACTGTAGTCCGGACGGTAAAGAAATAAACGGATATTTAAATAGCAGAGAAATGGTAGAAGTCTTGAGTCTTTTTACAAAGATGTTGAAAGAAAAAATCGCAGTTCTTACAGGAACTCAACAAATACAATCAGGAGGAGATCTCTTTAAGGCTGGGAAACTTGGAATGCTTGAAAGTGGTATATGGAGACTTCCTGAATTCATTGAAGCCAAACTTAATTTTGGAGTTCATATACTTCCTGCCTTTAAAGGGAAACCAGTTAAAAGTATATTAAATGTTTCTGCTATCTCAATAGCAAAAGACACAAAGAATCTAAAAGAAGCTTGGGAATTCGTTAAATATTATAGTTACAATAAAGAAGCTATAAAGATGAGAAAAGGAGATTTACCTACTAGGAAAACCGTTGTTGCTGAGCTAAAATTAAACTCTAATCCTTATTATAAGCCTTTTTACAAAATGATTGAGGTTTCTGCAGATAAGATTCCATCATTCTATTTGAATAAAAACATGAGAAGAATATATGATGAATTAGCAATTACTATAGAACAAATATTCAGTGAACAGGCTAACGAGGAAAAGATAAAAGAATATCTTGACAATCTCGTCAACCGTACTAAAGATTGGTTAAAAGATTAA
- a CDS encoding glycerate kinase type-2 family protein, which produces MNLREIAWKIIKSSLEVVNPKLAVKNYLSYDEKERKIKVKDREFEIKGDIYLLSVGKASFPMTEGALEILGDLVKKGYVVVPYGYEGKLTGNIEILYSSHPIPDKNGERAAKTILNFVESLKEDDILVFLLSGGGSALLPLPKEEITLEDKIETTKLLLSCSARIQEINAVRKHLSKIKGGQLAEKCKGTIITLVVSDVLGNPLDSIASGPTVPDPTTYQDVFTILKKYDLWEKVPERVRELVKKGILGEIPETPKFINERHFTEVILSNRSCIERAIERAKELGFNTLFLTGFLEGEAREVAKVIAGIVKEIKFSQNPISPPCALIFGGETTVTLKGDGLGGRNQELALSFAIEIQGIDGVVLVSFATDGRDGPTDSAGAFADGNTVERAEELGMDPVSYLLNNDSYHFFEKINSLIKTGPTHTNVNDMVVVLVE; this is translated from the coding sequence GTGAATCTTAGAGAAATTGCGTGGAAGATCATTAAATCATCTTTAGAGGTAGTTAATCCTAAATTGGCAGTAAAAAATTATCTTTCTTATGATGAAAAGGAGAGAAAGATAAAGGTAAAAGATAGGGAATTTGAGATAAAAGGAGATATATATCTTCTTTCTGTAGGAAAGGCTTCTTTTCCTATGACTGAAGGGGCATTGGAAATCTTAGGAGATTTAGTAAAAAAGGGATACGTAGTAGTTCCTTATGGATATGAAGGGAAGCTTACAGGAAACATAGAGATTCTTTATTCTTCTCATCCTATACCTGATAAAAATGGAGAAAGAGCAGCAAAGACAATTCTTAATTTTGTAGAAAGTCTAAAGGAAGATGATATATTAGTCTTTTTACTTTCGGGAGGAGGCTCAGCTCTTCTTCCTCTGCCAAAGGAAGAAATTACCCTTGAAGATAAAATAGAGACCACAAAACTTCTTTTGTCTTGTTCTGCAAGGATTCAGGAGATAAATGCAGTAAGGAAGCATTTAAGTAAAATTAAAGGGGGCCAGCTTGCAGAAAAGTGTAAAGGGACAATAATAACTTTGGTTGTTTCTGATGTTCTTGGGAATCCACTGGATAGTATTGCTTCAGGTCCTACAGTTCCAGATCCTACTACTTATCAAGATGTTTTTACTATATTAAAAAAATATGATTTATGGGAAAAAGTTCCAGAGAGGGTAAGGGAACTTGTGAAGAAAGGAATTTTAGGGGAAATTCCTGAGACACCCAAATTTATCAATGAAAGACATTTTACAGAGGTAATTTTATCCAATAGAAGTTGCATTGAAAGAGCCATAGAAAGAGCAAAGGAGCTGGGATTCAATACTCTCTTCCTTACAGGATTTTTAGAGGGAGAAGCAAGGGAGGTTGCAAAGGTTATTGCTGGAATTGTTAAGGAAATAAAATTTTCCCAAAATCCTATCTCACCACCTTGTGCCTTAATTTTTGGTGGAGAAACTACTGTTACTTTAAAAGGTGATGGTTTGGGAGGACGAAATCAAGAGCTTGCCCTTTCTTTTGCTATAGAGATTCAGGGAATAGATGGTGTTGTTTTAGTATCCTTTGCCACCGATGGAAGAGATGGACCCACAGATTCTGCAGGAGCTTTTGCTGATGGAAATACAGTGGAAAGGGCAGAAGAGTTAGGAATGGATCCAGTATCTTATCTTTTAAATAATGATTCTTATCACTTTTTTGAAAAGATAAATAGTTTGATAAAGACAGGACCAACACACACTAATGTAAATGATATGGTTGTGGTTTTAGTAGAATGA
- a CDS encoding PadR family transcriptional regulator yields the protein MDGLRGFGRWQKGMGFAPGFWLRAFVLVALSKKELHGYELLNMIDEYFPEFCFCKGLSGMGTGYRILRMLEMEGLIKSRWETGEGPAKRVYSLTSEGEKAKEEILEYVKEMKDRIERFLEFAGGKEV from the coding sequence GTGGATGGATTGAGAGGATTTGGTAGATGGCAAAAAGGTATGGGATTTGCTCCAGGTTTTTGGCTTAGAGCTTTTGTGCTTGTTGCTCTTTCTAAAAAAGAGCTTCATGGATATGAGCTTTTAAATATGATTGATGAATATTTTCCAGAATTCTGTTTTTGTAAGGGTCTTTCTGGAATGGGTACTGGTTATAGGATTTTAAGAATGCTTGAAATGGAAGGACTAATAAAATCTCGTTGGGAGACTGGAGAAGGTCCAGCAAAGAGAGTTTACTCTTTAACTTCCGAGGGAGAGAAAGCTAAAGAAGAGATATTGGAATATGTGAAGGAAATGAAGGATAGAATTGAAAGATTTTTAGAATTTGCAGGAGGAAAGGAGGTGTAA
- a CDS encoding DUF5320 domain-containing protein has translation MRWWHRGYGWGFRGFGGYGAPWCPWSFWGRRWWRGRLYPYYGITKEEEKEILEAWKNDLEAELEEIKKRLEELK, from the coding sequence ATGAGATGGTGGCATAGAGGATATGGATGGGGTTTTAGAGGATTTGGAGGTTATGGTGCTCCTTGGTGCCCATGGTCTTTTTGGGGACGTAGATGGTGGAGGGGTAGATTATATCCCTACTATGGAATTACAAAAGAGGAAGAAAAAGAAATTCTTGAAGCTTGGAAAAATGATCTTGAAGCTGAGCTAGAAGAGATAAAGAAGAGATTAGAAGAGCTTAAGTAA
- a CDS encoding Mrp/NBP35 family ATP-binding protein — MRNDDIIKQRDKIKERMSRIKNKIVVMSGKGGVGKSTVAVNLALSFNLKGYKVGLLDADITGYSVPKLLNLSSEKLYNTDEGILPAETTMGIKVASAGFLTESEETPIIWRGPLKASLIKEFLSSIIWGDLDYLIIDLPPGTGDEPLSIAQDIPDISGAVIVTIPSDLSQRVVRRAVNFARLLNMRIIGIIENMSGFVCPHCGARVDIFNSGGGEKIAKDLNVPLLGKIPLDPRVAESGDNGIPFILAHKDSEVSKSFMEIVEKIEDFLKGGK; from the coding sequence ATGAGAAATGATGATATTATTAAGCAGAGAGATAAAATTAAGGAAAGGATGAGCAGGATAAAAAATAAAATTGTGGTAATGAGTGGTAAAGGTGGAGTTGGTAAAAGTACTGTTGCAGTAAATCTTGCTCTTTCTTTTAACCTAAAGGGATATAAAGTAGGGCTTCTTGATGCAGATATAACAGGTTATAGTGTGCCAAAACTTTTAAATTTAAGTTCTGAAAAGCTTTATAATACTGACGAAGGAATACTTCCTGCAGAGACTACTATGGGAATTAAAGTGGCTTCAGCAGGTTTTCTCACTGAAAGTGAGGAAACTCCTATTATATGGCGTGGTCCCTTAAAGGCTTCTTTAATAAAGGAATTTCTATCGAGCATTATTTGGGGAGATCTTGACTATCTTATAATTGATCTTCCTCCTGGAACAGGAGATGAGCCGTTGAGTATAGCGCAAGATATACCTGATATAAGTGGGGCTGTTATTGTGACTATACCTTCAGATCTTTCTCAGAGAGTGGTAAGAAGAGCTGTAAATTTTGCAAGATTATTAAACATGCGGATTATAGGAATAATCGAAAATATGAGTGGATTTGTTTGTCCTCATTGCGGTGCAAGGGTTGACATATTTAATAGTGGCGGAGGAGAAAAGATTGCGAAAGATTTAAATGTACCTCTTCTTGGGAAAATTCCTTTAGATCCAAGGGTAGCAGAAAGTGGAGATAATGGAATTCCTTTTATTCTTGCCCATAAGGATTCTGAGGTATCAAAATCATTTATGGAGATTGTGGAAAAAATTGAAGATTTTTTAAAAGGAGGTAAGTAA
- a CDS encoding NifB/NifX family molybdenum-iron cluster-binding protein — MKVAVASDDGKVISSHFGRSRGFVIFEIEDGEIKSREYILNTFTGHARGLHHTGHHHYDSHATIIENLRDCKAVISHGMGRRLYEDLTSAGIEVYVTDETDVDKAIELYIKGELRNVSELLD, encoded by the coding sequence ATGAAAGTTGCTGTTGCTTCAGATGATGGAAAGGTAATCTCTTCTCACTTTGGGAGATCAAGAGGTTTTGTTATTTTTGAAATTGAAGATGGAGAGATAAAAAGTAGGGAATATATTTTAAATACTTTTACGGGACATGCAAGAGGACTACATCATACAGGACATCACCATTATGATAGTCATGCTACGATTATTGAAAATCTAAGGGACTGTAAAGCAGTAATTTCTCATGGAATGGGAAGAAGACTTTATGAAGATTTAACCTCTGCAGGTATTGAAGTATATGTTACCGATGAAACCGATGTAGATAAGGCTATAGAACTTTACATCAAGGGAGAATTGAGGAATGTCTCAGAGCTACTTGACTAA